AAAGAGAGGCTCCTTGAACCGAGACGATCTCCCTGAACCCTAGACGGGAAAAACTGAGGGCCTCCGACGGCTTGGTAAAAAGAAAAAGGTGACCGACTCCCTCCGAAACCGCCAGAGAGATGACCCTGGAGATAAGGGAAGCAGCTAATCCCTCTCCCTCGAAGGAATCGTCTACCGCCACACCCTGAACGACCGATCGAATCAAAGAGGCGGTACCTACAAGCCTATCGGAATCGAAAGCCCCCAAAACTCTGCCATTTCCATCTGGTACGGAAAGCCCCCTGGAGGCCAGAAGCGAGGCCCTCTCCTTCATCTCGCTTTCGAAACAAAGTTCCCTTATCTCTACCACAAAAAAGACCTCCCAATAAGGGGAAACAGTAGGCTGAACATTCAGAGACTGCCTTGCCGTGCATATATAGCGTCTTGTGAGAAAACGTACTTTACAAACTCCCCTTTTGAGCATAGTATAACAGATATGGATTCTGCATCAAGCATCCTGGATCCAAAAAGGAGACTGAACATGCCATTACTTTCTAAAGCTAAGGAAATAAAGATCAAGCCGGTAAGGGAAATCGTCTACGAACACATCAGACAGGCCATCGTAGGCGGCGAACTTGAACCGGGCACTAGGTTCACCGATGGAGAGATCGCAACCGAGTTCAACATCAGCAGGACTCCCGTCAGAGAGGCTATTCAAAAACTGGAGACCGAGGGCCTGATAGAGAGGGTTCCCATGAAGGGCAACGTGGTAAAGGGCCTGCTCCCCAAGGACGTGGCTCAGATATTCGCCTTGAGAAAGGCGCTGGAATGTCTGGCGGTACGTTATGTGGCGGTCAACGCCACGGAGGAGGAACTCTGCCGAATAAGGGCCACCCTGGATCAGGCAAAGACCTATATGAACACCCTACAGGGGGACGCCCTGGCGGACGCATACGTCCTCATAGTGGCGAGGTATAACAAGGCCATGTTCGAGGCATCCCACGCTCCCAGGGTGGTGGACCTCATATGGAGCCACCGTGAGATGCTGGACCGGTACAGAGTCGTAAGGATCGTCATAGCAAAGAGACTCCACGAGAGCTACAGCACGAGAGAACAGATGTACGGCTATTTCGCGGACAGGAAACCCGACGACGCGGCGATCCTCTGGGCAAGCCATATAGACAGATCCTACAGGATATGGACCGAGGTTATAGGATGCTCCGAGGACATAGGACCGCACGACTATATGTGAGAGACCCCCTACGGGGTTATTTGTTTGAGGAGCGGGTAGGAAGAGAACGGTAAAGAGCTTCACAAGAGGGGTAACAAAGTCCGTCCAAAATCGAAGGGAGGAAACGCTTCATGAAAAAGCTTTTCGTATTGTTCTGCGCAACTCTGTTGGTCGTAGCCTCTTCCGGCTCGGCCCTGGCCGACTGGTCTCCCAAAAGACCTATCGAGCTCATCGCACCGGCCGGTCCCGGAGGTGGTTGGGACCTGCTATGCCGCACCATACAGAAGACCCTTAAAGAGGAAAAACTGGTCGATCGCCCCGTGCTCGTCACCAACAAACCCGGTGGAGGCGGAGCTACCGGATGGAACTACCTCAAGGGCAAGGAAGGCAAGGGCGAGTATATAGCGGCGACCTCCACCCTTCTCATACTGAACAATCTGTTCGGGAAGAGTCCTCTCTCCTACAAGGACTTCACCGTCCTCGCCAACCTTCAAGCCGAGTGGATCGCCGTAGCTGTGGCCAAGGACGCTCCCTGGACCAACGGCAAAGAGCTTTTCGAGGCTATCGACGCCGATCCGGACGGCATGGTCATAGGGGTTGGACCGGCTCTCGGAAACGACGACCACATATCCTTCCTCATGCTGGCACAGAAATACGGCGTAGATCCCCAGAAGATCAAGTTCGTCGTCTATCCCAAGACCGCCGCTGAGCAGATCCCCGCTCTCATGGGCGGGCACGTCAAGGCCATCACCATCGGCCTGGCCGAGGTTATGGAGCAGCACAAGGCCGACAACCTGAGGATAATCGGCATCAGCTCAAAAGAGCGTCTCGAGTCCCTCCCGAACGTAAAACCCTGGGTTGAGCAGGGAGTCGATATGGTATTCCCCCACTGGAGGGGCATCATCGCCGCCCCCGGGCTGAGCGAGGAGCAGATCGCCTATTGGCAGGGGACCATAGAGAAGATGATAGAGACCCCCACCTGGAAGGATCAGCTCGAAAAACTGGAGTGGGCCCCCTTCTACGAGAACCCCGCGGAGTTCGCCGCATCCCTTGCAGACCAGACCGAAAACTTCCAGTCTACCCTCAAGAGGGTCGGACTCATCAAGTAGACAGGGACAAAAGCACAGCCGAAAAGGACGGGGCTTATAACTCACCCCGTCCTTCTCTTCCACCCCCCTCTATACGTTTTGACTTTGGCCCATCCAAATAACAGGAGGTAAGTGAAATGACGAAAAACATGATCTCCGGACTTCTCTCCGTCGTCCTGGGCTTGGCCTATATCTACGGGGCCACCCTGATTCCGGAGGTAAAAGCGGGAGACGAGATAGGACCAAGGCTTTTCCCCTACATAATAGGAATCTCTGCCGTGATATGCGGAGGTTTGCTGACCCTGGCGGAACTACGAAAGAAGGAGAGGGAGCCGTTTTCCTTCGGTTTCGTGACGGAAAGACCCATATGGATCAAGATATTCGCCATCATAGTCCTGGGGATATTCTACGGAGAGACTCTGGACTATCTGGGCTACGTCATAGGGACGATCCTCTTCATGGTTCTAGTGGGATCGATCCTTAACAAAGGACGGCTCGTTCAAAACGCAATCATAGCCGTTTCCTTTTCCTGCGTGTGTTACGGAGTGTTCTCCATAGCCCTGAAGCTGAGCCTACCCAGAGGGCTGCTGAGCTTCCTGCCCTTCTAGAAGAGGTGATATGAATGGACGCTGTTTTCGCAAATTTGGCTCTAGGATTTCAAACGGCTCTCACTGCGACCAACGTACTGTGGGTCTTCATCGGAGGATTTCTCGGCACCATAATGGGAATGCTGCCTGGACTGGGCCCCGCAACCGGGGTGGCCATACTGATACCTATAACATACGGGATGAACCCCACCACCGCCCTTATAACGATGTGCGCCGTCTACTACGGCGCGATGTTCGGAGGTTCCAGAGCCTCCATAATGATCAACACACCCGGAGACGCCTCCGCCATAGTCAGCTGTTTCGACGGATACCCGATGACGAAAAACGGCCAGGCAGGATCGGCCCTCGCCATATCCGCCATCGCCTCCTTCATCGGAGGAACCATCGGAATGATCCTGCTGGTGTTCCTGACGGGACCCATAGCCAGCTACGCCTTCAAGTTCGGTCCGGTGGAGATGTTCTCCCTGCTTATGTTCGCCCTGACCGCCACTGTCACCCTCTCGGAGGGCAGTATTCTCAAGGGATTCATCGCCGTGGCCATAGGCTTCATGATATCCACTATAGGGATAGACCCCCAGACGGGGATCAACCGCTTTACCCTCGGAGTTGAGCCCCTTCAGGACGGAGTGGATTTTCTGGTCGTCATGATAGGCCTTTACGCAGTATGCGAGGTATTCAAGAACATAAAGGACGTAAACGTACAGCATAAGATAGACTCCAAGACCATAGGCAAGGTATGGGTTTCCTGGCCGGACTTCAAGAAATGTCTCATGCCCATGCTCAGGAACTCGCCTCTGGGCTTCTTCATAGGCGTATTACCCGGAATGGGAGGAACTATAGCCACCTTCATGTCCTACGCCATGGAGAAATCGCTCAGCAAGACTCCCGAAAGATTCGGCAAAGGCGCCATCGAGGGACTAGCCGCTCCCGAGGCGGCCAATAACTCCTGCTCCTGCGGAGCCATGGTTCCCCTGCTCACACTGGGTATCCCCGGATCGGGGACGACTGCGGTCATGCTGGGAGCACTGATGTTATTGGGAGTTCGCCCCGGGCCTATTCTCTTCGCCCAGTACCCCGAGATAGCCTGGGGGGTCATAGCCTCTCTGATCGTCGGGAACATAGCTCTGCTGGTGATAAACCTGCCTCTGGCCATCCCGCTGGTCCAGCTTCTCAGGATACCTCAGAGGATCATGCTTCCTCTCATTCTGGGAATGGGATTCATGGGAGCCTATTTCCTGAACTACAGCGCCTTCGACTTCGTCCTGGTAACGGTGTTCGCCCTGGGAGGCTATATGTTCAGTAAACTGGGAATTCCTATACCGCCTCTGGTTCTGGCTCTGATACTTGGAAGCTCGACGGAACAGTATTTCAGAAACGCCATGACCATAGCCAACAGCGACCTGGCTATCTTCATCGAGAAACCCATCTCCGCCGTATTGCTCTCCATGGCCGCCATATCCTTCTGCTACGCTCTCTACAAAAGACGAAAGGTGGCGGCTGAATAGATGATCACGACAACGAGAAGAAGACCTCGTCGCTCTCTTCTCTACGTGCCGGGCAACAATCCGGCGATGGTACAGAACTGCAGCGTATACGGAGCCGACGGGGTACTGCTTGATCTGGAGGACGCCGTCGCCGTTACCGAGAAGGACGCGGCCAGACATCTGGTCTCCCAGGCCCTTGTGGACCTTCCCTTCGACGGAGTGGAAAAGGTCGTCAGGGTAAACGGCAGAGACACCCGATTTTTCGAGGACGACCTCAAGGCCATAGTCCCTGCCGGACCGGACAGCATAAGGCTACCGAAGACGGAATCCCCCGAGGACGTCATCAAGGCGGACCGCATAATCTCCGAGCTGGAGAGGAAAAACGATATACCGGTGGGATCGATAGAGATCCACGCAATGCTGGAGACCGCCTTGGCCCTCATCAACGCCTACTCCATAGCGACGTCGTCTCCCAGAGTCACGGCTCTTACCCTGGGCGGACAGGACCTGGCGGCTGACCTGGGGATAGCCCGATCCAGAGAGGGGATCGAGCTGCTATACGCCAGGAGCCACGTCATACTGGCCGCGAAAGCGGCGGGTAAGGAGGCTTTGGACACGGTCTTCACCGACGTAAACGATCAGGAAGGTCTGGAGGCCGAATGCCGTCTGGCGGTACAGCTGGGGTTCTCCGGCAAGGCCGCCATTCATCCGTCCCAGATAGGGACGATACACAGGGCCTATAGACCGGACGAAAACAAACTCATGAAGGCAATAAGGGTAGTCAAGGCAGCTAAAGACGCCGAGGCGAAGGGACTGGGAGTCATCGCGGTGGACGGCAAGATGGTGGACGCTCCGGTGGTGGCTCAGGCCAACAGGACCATCGAGCTGGCCAAGCTCTCCGGGATGGAGGTATCGCTTTGAAACTGGACACGATCGTAAACTCAATAGGGAGAGAGGTTCCCCGTTCCATCCCAGGGCTTGGAGATCTGGCCCCCTTCGACGGAGCCTTCGCCAGACTGGCCGGATCCTATCTCTGGTCCCCCGAGGCGAGGACCAGGACGATCGGAGCCTTCGGAGGCCGTAAGCTGGCCTCAAACCTTGCGGAGGCCATTAAGAGGTCCGGACTTCAGGACGGTATGACCATATCGTTCCACCATCACCTCAGAAACGGCGACGCGGTACTTCCGACAATCATAAAGGCCATCGAGGAATTGGGAATAAAGGGACTGACCCTGGCTCCCAGTTCCCTGACCGACGCACACGAGATCGTGGCCGATGCGGTCCGACGGGGAACCATAGCCAGGATACACACCTCCGGCGTCAGAGGCGAGATAGGCAGGATGATATCCCGAGGCGAGATGGAGATTCCCGTGATGATACACAGCCACGGAGGAAGAGCCAGAGCCATCGAAGAAGGCCGTATCTCGGTGGACGTGGCGTTTCTCGGCGCTCCCACCTGCGATACCATGGGCAATATGACGGGCTCCACCGGAAAATCCGCCTGCGGAACCCTGGGCTACGCCCAGATAGACGCCAGAAACGCCGGACACGTCATAGCTGTCACGGACAACCTCGTGGAGGCTCCTCTGCCCCACCACATATCGATTCCCCAGTACCTGGTGGACCAGATAGTAGTGGTCGATTCTCTAGGTGACGCCTCCAGGATAGCCTCCGGTCCTGCCAGGATATCCAAGGACCCGGTCAACCTGAGGATAGCAGAGAACGCCTTCGACCTGATCAGGGCATCCGGACTTCTGGTGGACGGATGCTCCTTCCAGGTAGGAGCGGGAGGAGCCAGTCTCGCCGTGGCCAAGTACGTCAGGGACTACATGAGGGAGAGCTCCGTCCAGGGAGGCTTCGGCATTGGGGGCATCACCGGCTACATGGCGGACATGCTC
This genomic stretch from Dethiosulfovibrio faecalis harbors:
- a CDS encoding GntR family transcriptional regulator, whose protein sequence is MPLLSKAKEIKIKPVREIVYEHIRQAIVGGELEPGTRFTDGEIATEFNISRTPVREAIQKLETEGLIERVPMKGNVVKGLLPKDVAQIFALRKALECLAVRYVAVNATEEELCRIRATLDQAKTYMNTLQGDALADAYVLIVARYNKAMFEASHAPRVVDLIWSHREMLDRYRVVRIVIAKRLHESYSTREQMYGYFADRKPDDAAILWASHIDRSYRIWTEVIGCSEDIGPHDYM
- a CDS encoding Bug family tripartite tricarboxylate transporter substrate binding protein, with amino-acid sequence MKKLFVLFCATLLVVASSGSALADWSPKRPIELIAPAGPGGGWDLLCRTIQKTLKEEKLVDRPVLVTNKPGGGGATGWNYLKGKEGKGEYIAATSTLLILNNLFGKSPLSYKDFTVLANLQAEWIAVAVAKDAPWTNGKELFEAIDADPDGMVIGVGPALGNDDHISFLMLAQKYGVDPQKIKFVVYPKTAAEQIPALMGGHVKAITIGLAEVMEQHKADNLRIIGISSKERLESLPNVKPWVEQGVDMVFPHWRGIIAAPGLSEEQIAYWQGTIEKMIETPTWKDQLEKLEWAPFYENPAEFAASLADQTENFQSTLKRVGLIK
- a CDS encoding tripartite tricarboxylate transporter TctB family protein — translated: MTKNMISGLLSVVLGLAYIYGATLIPEVKAGDEIGPRLFPYIIGISAVICGGLLTLAELRKKEREPFSFGFVTERPIWIKIFAIIVLGIFYGETLDYLGYVIGTILFMVLVGSILNKGRLVQNAIIAVSFSCVCYGVFSIALKLSLPRGLLSFLPF
- a CDS encoding tripartite tricarboxylate transporter permease encodes the protein MDAVFANLALGFQTALTATNVLWVFIGGFLGTIMGMLPGLGPATGVAILIPITYGMNPTTALITMCAVYYGAMFGGSRASIMINTPGDASAIVSCFDGYPMTKNGQAGSALAISAIASFIGGTIGMILLVFLTGPIASYAFKFGPVEMFSLLMFALTATVTLSEGSILKGFIAVAIGFMISTIGIDPQTGINRFTLGVEPLQDGVDFLVVMIGLYAVCEVFKNIKDVNVQHKIDSKTIGKVWVSWPDFKKCLMPMLRNSPLGFFIGVLPGMGGTIATFMSYAMEKSLSKTPERFGKGAIEGLAAPEAANNSCSCGAMVPLLTLGIPGSGTTAVMLGALMLLGVRPGPILFAQYPEIAWGVIASLIVGNIALLVINLPLAIPLVQLLRIPQRIMLPLILGMGFMGAYFLNYSAFDFVLVTVFALGGYMFSKLGIPIPPLVLALILGSSTEQYFRNAMTIANSDLAIFIEKPISAVLLSMAAISFCYALYKRRKVAAE
- a CDS encoding HpcH/HpaI aldolase/citrate lyase family protein; its protein translation is MITTTRRRPRRSLLYVPGNNPAMVQNCSVYGADGVLLDLEDAVAVTEKDAARHLVSQALVDLPFDGVEKVVRVNGRDTRFFEDDLKAIVPAGPDSIRLPKTESPEDVIKADRIISELERKNDIPVGSIEIHAMLETALALINAYSIATSSPRVTALTLGGQDLAADLGIARSREGIELLYARSHVILAAKAAGKEALDTVFTDVNDQEGLEAECRLAVQLGFSGKAAIHPSQIGTIHRAYRPDENKLMKAIRVVKAAKDAEAKGLGVIAVDGKMVDAPVVAQANRTIELAKLSGMEVSL
- the citF gene encoding citrate lyase subunit alpha, with the translated sequence MKLDTIVNSIGREVPRSIPGLGDLAPFDGAFARLAGSYLWSPEARTRTIGAFGGRKLASNLAEAIKRSGLQDGMTISFHHHLRNGDAVLPTIIKAIEELGIKGLTLAPSSLTDAHEIVADAVRRGTIARIHTSGVRGEIGRMISRGEMEIPVMIHSHGGRARAIEEGRISVDVAFLGAPTCDTMGNMTGSTGKSACGTLGYAQIDARNAGHVIAVTDNLVEAPLPHHISIPQYLVDQIVVVDSLGDASRIASGPARISKDPVNLRIAENAFDLIRASGLLVDGCSFQVGAGGASLAVAKYVRDYMRESSVQGGFGIGGITGYMADMLGEGLFRALFDVQSFDAAVTESVAGHPNHMEIDASWYANPFRNCVVNDLDVVVLAALDVDVDFNVDVLTGHDGILRGASGGHSDTAAGSKLSIITIPSIREGVPSIRDQVQTVVTPGETVDAIVTERGICINPRREDLAKLAKDAGLPVKDIGRLKAEIENMTGVPDPVEFDDEIVGVVEYRDGTIVDSIRKVR